From one Sparus aurata chromosome 16, fSpaAur1.1, whole genome shotgun sequence genomic stretch:
- the LOC115566101 gene encoding jouberin-like isoform X2, with the protein MQAGESDDRAKTRERFNEVFKKYTEPEKKKVKKKKKAETRETIILQDLKKNLEKDTEDDETILQNTYNPEDGSPRYTKNKRRERETVEKVNANNSKNQEEIQTSKSKKKSKRELPSLPVPEDISSYIQEDVDTSKSKIALKPDDVDGGKEPKRKSKGATAAKAERQVEDAEDKLLHDYQQQIVQEEERNLKKTKVKAEEESIVSQKITLNNDGGKKKKKKLKSVNAELEIGDHDEGADQDADVENETESKGKKKKTKKKHVVEEKSETDGEAPQRPTFDDSLVLGVYVHRSDRLKNNLLISHPMVKIHVVDDITGQYVKKEDCHRHVSSFYEKENVDHILPIMTQPFDFKKNKSIIPEWQEQIIFNERFGYFVEQNDESPRVLLFFEILDFMTMEEAKAKVDVDKHERGFRKIAWAFLKLVGTNGVLNIDTKVRLQLFCPPPRAKRQPKTIEVVEWWRKFPRNKYASTLYVTVKGIKLPEHVDPSIRSMMALQEERGSTSYSELQNEVAKRSLTQPLDSKPPVLRWSRLPGQACQIPNKPMLSFRGGQMGCFTVLFSHAGTILAAACADRDTFPVVVYEIPSGKALAAFRGHLKIVYDLCWSRDDRRLLSASSDGTVREWNVERLLATAQKVLPHPSFVYCAQYHPTAQNLVVSGGYDSVIRVWRLDVDDVNGQLLQEFEGHSSFINTICFDSEGRRMFSADYTGLIIVWKTKTNDGRQRQPSQRWSIEKKIEESDLRGVSINMLQLHPNGRCLLIHAKGSVLRMMDLRILAVKKYSGAINYRERIYSTFTPCGNFLFSGSEDGMAYVWNTYTGDQVAVYSELCYRTALHGVAFHPHENMVAFCAYGQSQPIHVYLYDRKVSQLEMHNVKAMSTVSRAASVDAKTTRNTPDPPALQDTASALALDQFAQATRLSLKMQYVKEQLDSALEPHPRFTTSGYMNEQDKMGITHTGRSLTLDSGPTGLNASLPPPSFLSPHSKLQLSGSLAEQLIPQAALSTQNRGFSPVGQRLRGALSYKQSTLPDSLPSGLRVETDSPPVQQVVVSLGNYKANRADELTVRRGDVIQVLYKDNEWWWFGRLANGQQGYFLASHVSDQNFNEEATQSNTALSEGTVERSTPTRVSAAVSSSGELMFLSEPNLSDTEPELTDARSRRKKKVKKSEGASFSDASESSRRRGRSTDRPLPKRPTGRTNGAFEPET; encoded by the exons ATGCAGGCAG GTGAGAGTGATGACCGGGCAAAGACCCGGGAAAGATTCAATGAAGTGTTCAAGAAATACACTGAGCCAGAGaagaaaaaggtgaagaagaagaaaaaggctgaAACTCGGGAGACGATTATA CTTCAGGATCTAAAGAAAAATCTCGAGAAGGACACAGAAGATGATGAGACCATCCTCCAGAACACATATAACCCCGAAGATGGCAGCCCTCGCTACACCAAAAATAAACGACGAGAGAGGGAAACGGTGGAAAAGGTTAATGCcaacaacagtaaaaatcaaGAGGAGATTCAGACTTCAAAAAGCAAGAAGAAGAGTAAGAGGGagcttccctctctccctgtacCTGAGGACATATCGAGTTACATCCAGGAGGATGTGGATACTTCCAAGTCTAAGATCGCTTTGAAGCCAGATGATGTAGATGGTGGAAAGGAACCAAAGCGAAAAA GCAAAGGAGCTACAGCGGCCAAGGCAGAGCGGCAAGTGGAGGACGCAGAGGACAAGCTGCTGCATGATTACCAGCAGCAGATCgtacaggaagaggagaggaactTAAAGAAGACAAAGGTCAAGGCTGAGGAAGAGAGTATTGTCTCCCAGAAAATTACGCTAAATAATGACGgtgggaagaagaaaaagaaaaagctgaaatCTGTAAACGCAGAGCTGGAAATTGG GGATCATGATGAAGGTGCTGACCAGGACGCTGATGTGGAAAACGAAACTGAATCCaagggaaagaagaaaaagacgaaGAAAAAGCATG TTGTCGAAGAAAAGAGTGAAACTGACGGAGAAGCTCCACAGAGGCCAACGTTTGACGACAGCCTCGTGCTGGGAGTGTACGTCCACAGATCAGATCGCCTCAAGAACAACCTGCTCATCTCACACCCCATGGTGAAGATCCATGTTGTGGATGATATCACTGGACAGTATGTGAAGAAAGAAGACTG CCATCGGCATGTCTCCTCGTTTTATGAGAAAGAGAACGTGGACCACATTCTTCCCATCATGACTCAACCTTTCGACTTCAAGAAGAACAAATCGATCATCCCAGAGTGGCAGGAACAGATCATCTTTAATGAACGCTTTGGGTATTTTGTTGAACAAAACGATGAAAGCCCCAGAGTTCTGCTCTTCTTCGAA ATCCTGGACTTCATGACCATGGAAGAAGCAAAAGCCAAAGTTGATGTTGACAAGCACGAGCGAGGATTCAGGAAGATTGCATGGGCATTCCTCAAG CTTGTTGGCACGAATGGTGTGCTGAACATCGACACGAAAGTTCGCCTCCAGCTCTTCTGCCCTCCACCTCGGGCAAAAAGACAGCCTAAAACGATTGAGGTGGTCGAGTGGTGGAGGAAGTTCCCCCGAAACAAATACGCATCCACCCTTTATGTCACGGTGAAAGGAATTAAACTCCCCGAGCAT GTGGACCCCAGTATACGGTCCATGATGGCTTtacaggaggagaggggaagcaCGTCCTACAGTGAACTGCAGAATGAAGTCGCCAAGAGAAGCCTGACGCAACCGCTAGACAGCAAGCCGCCAGTGTTGAGATGGAGCAGGCTGCCTGGACAG GCCTGTCAGATTCCAAACAAGCCCATGCTGTCATTCCGCGGCGGACAGATGGGATGCTTCACAGTGCTCTTCTCTCATGCCGGGACAATACTGGCTGCTGCTTGTGCTGACAGAGACACTTTCCCCGTTGTAG TGTATGAGATTCCCTCTGGCAAAGCTCTGGCTGCCTTTCGTGGCCATCTGAAAATAGTCTACGATCTCTGCTGGTCCAGAGACGATCGGAGACTTTTGTCTGCCTCTTCTGATGGCACTGTCAG AGAGTGGAATGTGGAGAGGCTTCTCGCAACAGCCCAGAAGGTGCTCCCTCATCCGTCCTTTGTGTACTGTGCTCAGTACCACCCCACAGCCCAGAACCTGGTGGTGAGCGGGGGCTATGACTCCGTGATACGAGTGTGGAGGCTTGATGTCGACGACGTGAAcggccagctgctgcaggagttcGAGGGTCACAGCAGTTTCATCAACACAATTTGTTTTGACTCTGAAG GTAGAAGAATGTTCTCCGCCGACTACACAGGCCTCATCATTGTGTggaaaactaaaactaatgacGGCAGGCAGCGTCAGCCGTCTCAGCGCTGGAGCATAGAGAAG aaaaTCGAGGAGAGTGACCTCAGAGGTGTCTCCATCAACATGCTGCAGCTCCATCCGAACGGGCGGTGCCTGCTCATCCATGCCAAAGGCAGCGTCCTGAGGATGATGGACCTGAGAAT TCTGGCTGTAAAGAAGTACAGTGGAGCCATAAACTACAGAGAGCGGATCTACAGCACTTTCACACCATGTGGGAACTTCCTCTTCTCTGGCAGCGAGGACGGGATGGCGTACGTCTGGAACACATACACAG GTGACCAAGTTGCAGTCTACTCGGAGCTCTGTTACCGCACCGCTCTCCACGGCGTGGCGTTCCACCCTCACGAAAACATGGTAGCTTTCTGCGCCTACGGTCAGAGCCAGCCCATCCACGTGTACCTGTACGACCGCAAAG TGTCCCAGCTGGAGATGCACAACGTAAAAGCAATGTCGACTGTCAGCAGAGCAGCTTCTGTGGACGCCAAAACCACCAGAAACACACCTGACCCGCCCGCGTTACAGGACACAGCTAGTGCTTTGGCCCTGGATCAGTTCGCCCAGGCAACAAGACTTTCACTGAAAATGCAGTATGTGAAGGAGCAGCTGGACTCCGCACTT GAACCTCATCCAAGGTTTACAACGTCTGGATACATGAATGAGCAGG ACAAAATGGGCATTACTCACACAGGGAGGAGTCTGACATTAGATTCTGGCCCA ACGGGATTAAACGCTTCGTTACCTCCTCCGTCTTTCCTGTCGCCGCACTCcaagctgcagctgtctggTTCCCTGGCGGAGCAGCTTATCCCCCAGGCGGCTCTTAGCACCCAAAACC GCGGGTTCAGTCCAGTCGGTCAGCGTCTGAGAGGAGCTTTATCTTACAAGCAATCG ACTCTGCCTGACTCCCTTCCCTCAGGCCTCCGCGTGGAAACAGACTCTCCTCCTGTTCAACAAGTC GTCGTCTCGCTCGGTAACTACAAAGCGAATCGAGCGGACGAACTGACCGTGCGCCGCGGCGATGTCATCCAAGTGCTGTACAAAGACAACGAGTGGTGGTGGTTCGGCCGTCTGGCCAATGGGCAGCAGGGATACTTCCTTGCTTCTCACGTATCAGATCAGA ATTTTAATGAAGAGGCGACTCAGTCAAACACAGCCTTGTCTGAGGGGACTGTGGAGAGGTCAACACCAACCAGG GTGTCTGCTGCCGTCAGTTCTTCGGGGGAGCTTATGTTTCTTTCTGAGCCGAACCTCTCTGACACCGAACCTGAGTTGACTGATGCCAG ATCGAGAAGGaaaaagaaggtgaagaagtCGGAAGGGGCTTCATTTTCAGATGCGTCAGAGTCgagcaggaggagaggcaggTCGACAGACAGACCTCTCCCGAAGAGACCGACAGGCCGGACTAACGGTGCCTTTGAGCCTGAAACATAA
- the LOC115566101 gene encoding jouberin-like isoform X1: MQAGESDDRAKTRERFNEVFKKYTEPEKKKVKKKKKAETRETIILQDLKKNLEKDTEDDETILQNTYNPEDGSPRYTKNKRRERETVEKVNANNSKNQEEIQTSKSKKKSKRELPSLPVPEDISSYIQEDVDTSKSKIALKPDDVDGGKEPKRKSKGATAAKAERQVEDAEDKLLHDYQQQIVQEEERNLKKTKVKAEEESIVSQKITLNNDGGKKKKKKLKSVNAELEIGDHDEGADQDADVENETESKGKKKKTKKKHVVEEKSETDGEAPQRPTFDDSLVLGVYVHRSDRLKNNLLISHPMVKIHVVDDITGQYVKKEDCHRHVSSFYEKENVDHILPIMTQPFDFKKNKSIIPEWQEQIIFNERFGYFVEQNDESPRVLLFFEILDFMTMEEAKAKVDVDKHERGFRKIAWAFLKLVGTNGVLNIDTKVRLQLFCPPPRAKRQPKTIEVVEWWRKFPRNKYASTLYVTVKGIKLPEHVDPSIRSMMALQEERGSTSYSELQNEVAKRSLTQPLDSKPPVLRWSRLPGQACQIPNKPMLSFRGGQMGCFTVLFSHAGTILAAACADRDTFPVVVYEIPSGKALAAFRGHLKIVYDLCWSRDDRRLLSASSDGTVREWNVERLLATAQKVLPHPSFVYCAQYHPTAQNLVVSGGYDSVIRVWRLDVDDVNGQLLQEFEGHSSFINTICFDSEGRRMFSADYTGLIIVWKTKTNDGRQRQPSQRWSIEKKIEESDLRGVSINMLQLHPNGRCLLIHAKGSVLRMMDLRILAVKKYSGAINYRERIYSTFTPCGNFLFSGSEDGMAYVWNTYTGDQVAVYSELCYRTALHGVAFHPHENMVAFCAYGQSQPIHVYLYDRKVSQLEMHNVKAMSTVSRAASVDAKTTRNTPDPPALQDTASALALDQFAQATRLSLKMQYVKEQLDSALEPHPRFTTSGYMNEQDKMGITHTGRSLTLDSGPTGLNASLPPPSFLSPHSKLQLSGSLAEQLIPQAALSTQNRGFSPVGQRLRGALSYKQSTLPDSLPSGLRVETDSPPVQQVVVSLGNYKANRADELTVRRGDVIQVLYKDNEWWWFGRLANGQQGYFLASHVSDQIDFNEEATQSNTALSEGTVERSTPTRVSAAVSSSGELMFLSEPNLSDTEPELTDARSRRKKKVKKSEGASFSDASESSRRRGRSTDRPLPKRPTGRTNGAFEPET, translated from the exons ATGCAGGCAG GTGAGAGTGATGACCGGGCAAAGACCCGGGAAAGATTCAATGAAGTGTTCAAGAAATACACTGAGCCAGAGaagaaaaaggtgaagaagaagaaaaaggctgaAACTCGGGAGACGATTATA CTTCAGGATCTAAAGAAAAATCTCGAGAAGGACACAGAAGATGATGAGACCATCCTCCAGAACACATATAACCCCGAAGATGGCAGCCCTCGCTACACCAAAAATAAACGACGAGAGAGGGAAACGGTGGAAAAGGTTAATGCcaacaacagtaaaaatcaaGAGGAGATTCAGACTTCAAAAAGCAAGAAGAAGAGTAAGAGGGagcttccctctctccctgtacCTGAGGACATATCGAGTTACATCCAGGAGGATGTGGATACTTCCAAGTCTAAGATCGCTTTGAAGCCAGATGATGTAGATGGTGGAAAGGAACCAAAGCGAAAAA GCAAAGGAGCTACAGCGGCCAAGGCAGAGCGGCAAGTGGAGGACGCAGAGGACAAGCTGCTGCATGATTACCAGCAGCAGATCgtacaggaagaggagaggaactTAAAGAAGACAAAGGTCAAGGCTGAGGAAGAGAGTATTGTCTCCCAGAAAATTACGCTAAATAATGACGgtgggaagaagaaaaagaaaaagctgaaatCTGTAAACGCAGAGCTGGAAATTGG GGATCATGATGAAGGTGCTGACCAGGACGCTGATGTGGAAAACGAAACTGAATCCaagggaaagaagaaaaagacgaaGAAAAAGCATG TTGTCGAAGAAAAGAGTGAAACTGACGGAGAAGCTCCACAGAGGCCAACGTTTGACGACAGCCTCGTGCTGGGAGTGTACGTCCACAGATCAGATCGCCTCAAGAACAACCTGCTCATCTCACACCCCATGGTGAAGATCCATGTTGTGGATGATATCACTGGACAGTATGTGAAGAAAGAAGACTG CCATCGGCATGTCTCCTCGTTTTATGAGAAAGAGAACGTGGACCACATTCTTCCCATCATGACTCAACCTTTCGACTTCAAGAAGAACAAATCGATCATCCCAGAGTGGCAGGAACAGATCATCTTTAATGAACGCTTTGGGTATTTTGTTGAACAAAACGATGAAAGCCCCAGAGTTCTGCTCTTCTTCGAA ATCCTGGACTTCATGACCATGGAAGAAGCAAAAGCCAAAGTTGATGTTGACAAGCACGAGCGAGGATTCAGGAAGATTGCATGGGCATTCCTCAAG CTTGTTGGCACGAATGGTGTGCTGAACATCGACACGAAAGTTCGCCTCCAGCTCTTCTGCCCTCCACCTCGGGCAAAAAGACAGCCTAAAACGATTGAGGTGGTCGAGTGGTGGAGGAAGTTCCCCCGAAACAAATACGCATCCACCCTTTATGTCACGGTGAAAGGAATTAAACTCCCCGAGCAT GTGGACCCCAGTATACGGTCCATGATGGCTTtacaggaggagaggggaagcaCGTCCTACAGTGAACTGCAGAATGAAGTCGCCAAGAGAAGCCTGACGCAACCGCTAGACAGCAAGCCGCCAGTGTTGAGATGGAGCAGGCTGCCTGGACAG GCCTGTCAGATTCCAAACAAGCCCATGCTGTCATTCCGCGGCGGACAGATGGGATGCTTCACAGTGCTCTTCTCTCATGCCGGGACAATACTGGCTGCTGCTTGTGCTGACAGAGACACTTTCCCCGTTGTAG TGTATGAGATTCCCTCTGGCAAAGCTCTGGCTGCCTTTCGTGGCCATCTGAAAATAGTCTACGATCTCTGCTGGTCCAGAGACGATCGGAGACTTTTGTCTGCCTCTTCTGATGGCACTGTCAG AGAGTGGAATGTGGAGAGGCTTCTCGCAACAGCCCAGAAGGTGCTCCCTCATCCGTCCTTTGTGTACTGTGCTCAGTACCACCCCACAGCCCAGAACCTGGTGGTGAGCGGGGGCTATGACTCCGTGATACGAGTGTGGAGGCTTGATGTCGACGACGTGAAcggccagctgctgcaggagttcGAGGGTCACAGCAGTTTCATCAACACAATTTGTTTTGACTCTGAAG GTAGAAGAATGTTCTCCGCCGACTACACAGGCCTCATCATTGTGTggaaaactaaaactaatgacGGCAGGCAGCGTCAGCCGTCTCAGCGCTGGAGCATAGAGAAG aaaaTCGAGGAGAGTGACCTCAGAGGTGTCTCCATCAACATGCTGCAGCTCCATCCGAACGGGCGGTGCCTGCTCATCCATGCCAAAGGCAGCGTCCTGAGGATGATGGACCTGAGAAT TCTGGCTGTAAAGAAGTACAGTGGAGCCATAAACTACAGAGAGCGGATCTACAGCACTTTCACACCATGTGGGAACTTCCTCTTCTCTGGCAGCGAGGACGGGATGGCGTACGTCTGGAACACATACACAG GTGACCAAGTTGCAGTCTACTCGGAGCTCTGTTACCGCACCGCTCTCCACGGCGTGGCGTTCCACCCTCACGAAAACATGGTAGCTTTCTGCGCCTACGGTCAGAGCCAGCCCATCCACGTGTACCTGTACGACCGCAAAG TGTCCCAGCTGGAGATGCACAACGTAAAAGCAATGTCGACTGTCAGCAGAGCAGCTTCTGTGGACGCCAAAACCACCAGAAACACACCTGACCCGCCCGCGTTACAGGACACAGCTAGTGCTTTGGCCCTGGATCAGTTCGCCCAGGCAACAAGACTTTCACTGAAAATGCAGTATGTGAAGGAGCAGCTGGACTCCGCACTT GAACCTCATCCAAGGTTTACAACGTCTGGATACATGAATGAGCAGG ACAAAATGGGCATTACTCACACAGGGAGGAGTCTGACATTAGATTCTGGCCCA ACGGGATTAAACGCTTCGTTACCTCCTCCGTCTTTCCTGTCGCCGCACTCcaagctgcagctgtctggTTCCCTGGCGGAGCAGCTTATCCCCCAGGCGGCTCTTAGCACCCAAAACC GCGGGTTCAGTCCAGTCGGTCAGCGTCTGAGAGGAGCTTTATCTTACAAGCAATCG ACTCTGCCTGACTCCCTTCCCTCAGGCCTCCGCGTGGAAACAGACTCTCCTCCTGTTCAACAAGTC GTCGTCTCGCTCGGTAACTACAAAGCGAATCGAGCGGACGAACTGACCGTGCGCCGCGGCGATGTCATCCAAGTGCTGTACAAAGACAACGAGTGGTGGTGGTTCGGCCGTCTGGCCAATGGGCAGCAGGGATACTTCCTTGCTTCTCACGTATCAGATCAGA TAGATTTTAATGAAGAGGCGACTCAGTCAAACACAGCCTTGTCTGAGGGGACTGTGGAGAGGTCAACACCAACCAGG GTGTCTGCTGCCGTCAGTTCTTCGGGGGAGCTTATGTTTCTTTCTGAGCCGAACCTCTCTGACACCGAACCTGAGTTGACTGATGCCAG ATCGAGAAGGaaaaagaaggtgaagaagtCGGAAGGGGCTTCATTTTCAGATGCGTCAGAGTCgagcaggaggagaggcaggTCGACAGACAGACCTCTCCCGAAGAGACCGACAGGCCGGACTAACGGTGCCTTTGAGCCTGAAACATAA
- the LOC115566055 gene encoding uncharacterized protein LOC115566055, producing the protein MNCSHTKGNGYYQMYWYRQLPGETMEQIVFTMTNSNPVFEPTFSEEKFSVTKPDAETGSFTVKKVEPGDKGLYFCSVSQHRGPRGPQMYRVTLIKCHISDYKTLPPASLCLCKFTGSYVFDSDFLNMDITKHGLFSLLLFLLWTNGLTDGSDVNQTDILWKEKGDSATMNCSHTKTVDYSQMYWYRQLPGETMELIVFTAIGQENPDFGSFSEEKFSATKPDTYTGTFTVKNLEPGDKGLYLCAVSKHSDTDT; encoded by the exons ATGAACTGCAGCCACACGAAGGGTAATGGCTATTACCAGATGtactggtacagacagctgccaGGAGAAACAATGGAACAAATAGTGTTCACTATGACAAACTCCAATCCTGTTTTTGAACCCACCTTCAGCGAGGAGAAATTCTCAGTCACCAAACCTGACGCTGAAACTGGATCATTCACAGTGAAGAAAGTGGAGCCAGGAGATAAAGGCTTGTATTTCTGCTCTGTGAGccaacaca GGGGACCTCGAGGACCACAAATGTACCGCGTTACTCTGATCAAATGCCACATATCAGACTATAAGACACTCCCACCTgcatctctttgtctctgtaaGTTCACTGGCAGTTATGTGTTCGACTCTGACTTTCTGAACATGGACATCACAAAACACGGTCTCTTCAGCTTGTTGTTATTTCTGCTATGGACAAATG GTCTGACTGATGGAAGTGATGTCAACCAGACTGACATACTGTGGAAAGAGAAGGGTGACAGCGCAACAATGAACTGCAGTCACACCAAGACTGTCGACTATTCCCAGATGTACTGGTACAGACAGCTTCCAGGGGAAACAATGGAACTGATAGTGTTCACAGCAATCGGCCAAGAAAATCCCGACTTTGGAAGTTTCAGCGAAGAGAAATTCTCAGCCACCAAACCGGACACTTACACTGGgacattcacagtgaagaatCTGGAGCCAGGAGATAAAGGCTTGTATTTGTGTGCTGTGAgcaaacacagtgatacagacacatga
- the LOC115566056 gene encoding LOW QUALITY PROTEIN: MFS-type transporter SLC18B1-like (The sequence of the model RefSeq protein was modified relative to this genomic sequence to represent the inferred CDS: deleted 1 base in 1 codon) produces LDRVPSGPPFIALCFVVRSIDALGFAAATTSTFAMTAKIFPNNVATVLGSLEIFTGLGLIMGPPVGGWFYQSFGYEVPFLLLGCFLLIMVPFNIYVLPTIESDPSKDSFFRLLTKVKVVLICYAIFTLSAGLGFLDATLSLFAMETFGLSAGYVGLIMLGLSLPYCLASPLMGYFTDKYPATRSWFMVIGGVATATGFCFLGPAPFFYLPSRLWLLVLMLGVIGFSLGMTAIPTFPEIIGCAYDLGYEEGLSTLGMVSGLFGAVWSTGMFYGPVVGGLITQHLSFKWAAVVQGGLAFLAAFLLALCYLYEGPRRQSAREESRRKDESTPLLAE; encoded by the exons CTAGATCGGGTGCCGTCAGGACCCCCCTTCATTGCTCTGTGTTTTGTT GTGAGGTCGATCGACGCGCTGGGCTTTGCCGCTGCGACGACCTCCACTTTCGCCATGACAGCAAAAATATTCCCAAACAATGTGGCGACTGTGCTG GGTAGTTTGGAGATTTTCACAGGACTCGGGCTCATCATGGGGCCTCCAGTTGGAGGGTGGTTCTATCAGTCTTTCGGATATGAAGTCCCTTTTCTGCTTCTCGGATGTTTCCTGTTGATTATGGTTCCTTTCAACATATACGTCTTGCCAACCATCG AGTCCGATCCCTCGAAGGATTCGTTCTTTCGACTTCTCACCAAAGTGAAAGTCGTCCTCATCTGCTACGCCATATTCACTCTTAGCGCGGGACTGGGCTTCCTGGATGCCACGTTGTCCTTGTTTGCTATGGAGAcg TTCGGGCTCTCAGCAGGCTACGTGGGACTGATCATGCTGGGTCTGTCCCTGCCGTACTGTCTGGCGTCACCGCTGATGGGGTATTTCACCGATAAATATCCT GCCACCAGGAGCTGGTTCATGGTGATCGGAGGTGTCGCAACTGCGACTGGCTTCTGTTTCCTCGGCCCCGCTCCCTTCTTTTACCTCCCGAG CCGGCTGTGGTTGCTGGTCCTCATGCTCGGCGTAATCGGGTTTTCTCTGGGCATGACTGCAATCCCGACGTTCCCTGAGATCATCGGATGTGCATA TGACCTCGGATACGAAGAGGGACTGAGCACTCTTGGAATGGTCTCTGGGCTGTTTGGGGCAGTTTGGTCCACAGG GATGTTTTACGGCCCAGTGGTGGGAGGCCTTATCACACAGCATCTGAGCTTTAAGTGGGCAGCTGTAGTCCAAGGAGGGTTGGCGTTTCTAGCG GCCTTTCTCCTCGCTCTGTGTTATCTCTACGAAGGCCCACGGCGGCAAAG CGCTCGGGAAGAAAGTCGGCGAAAAGATGAAAGCACTCCTCTCCTGGCTGAATGA